The following proteins come from a genomic window of Streptococcus pneumoniae:
- a CDS encoding GNAT family N-acetyltransferase — protein sequence MITIKKQEIVKLEDVLHLYQAVGWTNYTHQPEMLEQALSHSLVIYLALDGDAVVGLIRLVGDGFSSVLVQDLIVLPIYQRQGIGSALMKEALEDYKDAYQVQLVTEETERTLGFYRSMGFEILSTYNCIGMTWMNRKK from the coding sequence ATGATTACTATTAAAAAGCAAGAAATTGTCAAGCTAGAGGATGTTTTACATCTCTATCAGGCTGTCGGTTGGACAAATTATACCCATCAACCAGAGATGCTGGAGCAGGCCTTATCTCATTCATTAGTAATTTATCTGGCACTTGATGGTGATGCTGTGGTGGGCTTGATTCGTTTGGTTGGAGATGGATTCTCATCAGTATTGGTTCAGGATTTAATCGTTTTACCAATCTATCAGCGTCAAGGAATTGGTAGTGCCTTGATGAAAGAGGCTTTAGAGGATTACAAAGATGCCTATCAAGTCCAGCTGGTGACAGAAGAGACAGAAAGAACCTTGGGCTTCTATCGTTCTATGGGCTTTGAAATCTTATCCACCTATAATTGTATAGGGATGACTTGGATGAATCGTAAAAAATAA
- a CDS encoding GNAT family N-acetyltransferase, with product MPVNEYGQMIGESMEGYTPGELPSIDFLEGRYARIEALSVEKHAEDLLAVYGPDTPQEMWTYLFQEPVAEMGELVSLLHQMLARKDRFYYAIIDKATGKALGSFSLMRIDQNNRVIEVGAVTFSPDLRGTRIGTEAQYLLARYVFEELNYRRYEWKCDALNLPSRRAAERLSFIYEGTFRQAVVYKGRTRDTDWLSMIDKDWPQVKDRLETWLRPENFDKNGQQYKSLREL from the coding sequence ATGCCAGTAAATGAATATGGTCAAATGATTGGGGAGTCAATGGAAGGTTATACACCAGGTGAACTGCCTTCTATTGATTTCTTAGAAGGGCGTTATGCTAGGATAGAGGCTCTTTCAGTGGAAAAGCATGCGGAGGATTTGCTAGCTGTTTATGGGCCTGATACGCCTCAGGAGATGTGGACCTACCTTTTTCAGGAGCCAGTAGCAGAGATGGGGGAGCTGGTTAGCCTTTTACATCAGATGTTGGCTCGTAAGGACCGTTTTTACTATGCAATCATAGACAAGGCGACTGGTAAGGCTTTGGGATCTTTTTCTCTCATGCGCATTGACCAGAATAACCGAGTAATAGAAGTCGGAGCAGTCACTTTTTCTCCAGATCTAAGGGGTACACGGATAGGAACTGAAGCTCAGTATCTCCTAGCTCGCTATGTTTTTGAGGAGCTAAACTATCGTCGCTACGAGTGGAAATGCGATGCCTTAAATCTGCCATCCAGACGAGCTGCGGAGCGTTTGAGCTTTATTTATGAAGGAACCTTCCGTCAGGCAGTGGTTTATAAGGGACGTACGAGAGATACGGATTGGTTGTCTATGATTGATAAGGACTGGCCTCAAGTCAAAGATCGTTTGGAAACATGGTTGCGTCCTGAAAATTTTGATAAAAATGGACAGCAGTACAAGAGCTTGAGAGAACTTTAA
- the leuS gene encoding leucine--tRNA ligase, whose amino-acid sequence MSFYNHKEIEPKWQGYWAEHHTFKTGTDASKPKFYALDMFPYPSGAGLHVGHPEGYTATDILSRYKRAQGYNVLHPMGWDAFGLPAEQYAMDTGNDPAEFTAENIANFKRQINALGFSYDWDREVNTTDPNYYKWTQWIFTKLYEKGLAYEAEVPVNWVEELGTAIANEEVLPDGTSERGGYPVVRKPMRQWMLKITAYAERLLNDLDELDWSESIKDMQRNWIGKSTGANVTFKVKGTDKEFTVFTTRPDTLFGATFTVLAPEHELVDAITSTEQAEAVADYKHQASLKSDLARTDLAKEKTGVWTGAYAINPVNGKEIPIWIADYVLASYGTGAVMAVPAHDQRDWEFAKQFDLPIVEVLEGGNVEEAAYTEDGLHVNSDFLDGLNKEDAIAKIVAWLEEKGCGQEKVTYRLRDWLFSRQRYWGEPIPIIHWEDGTSTAVPESELPLVLPVTKDIRPSGTGESPLANLTDWLEVTREDGVKGRRETNTMPQWAGSSWYYLRYIDPHNTEKLADEDLLKQWLPVDIYVGGAEHAVLHLLYARFWHKFLYDLGVVPTKEPFQKLFNQGMILGTSYRDHRGALVATDKVEKRDGSFFHVETGEELEQAPAKMSKSLKNVVNPDDVVEQYGADTLRVYEMFMGPLDASIAWSEEGLEGSRKFLDRVYRLIRSKEIVAENNGALDKVYNETVKAVTEQIDSLKFNTAIAQLMVFVNAANKEDKLYVDYAKGFIQLIAPFAPHLAEELWQTVAATGESISYVTWPTWDESKLVEDEIEIVVQIKGKVRAKLMVAKDLSREELQEIALADEKVKAEIDGKEIVKVISVPNKLVNIVVK is encoded by the coding sequence ATGAGTTTTTACAATCATAAAGAAATTGAGCCTAAGTGGCAGGGCTACTGGGCAGAACATCATACATTTAAGACAGGAACAGATGCATCAAAACCTAAGTTTTATGCGCTTGATATGTTCCCTTATCCGTCTGGAGCTGGTCTGCACGTAGGACACCCAGAAGGTTATACTGCAACCGATATCCTCAGTCGTTACAAACGTGCGCAAGGCTACAATGTCCTTCACCCAATGGGTTGGGATGCTTTTGGTTTGCCTGCAGAGCAATACGCTATGGATACTGGTAATGACCCAGCAGAATTTACAGCGGAAAACATTGCCAACTTCAAACGTCAAATCAATGCGCTTGGATTTTCTTATGACTGGGATCGTGAAGTCAACACAACAGATCCAAACTACTACAAGTGGACTCAATGGATTTTCACCAAGCTTTACGAAAAAGGCTTGGCCTATGAAGCTGAAGTGCCAGTAAACTGGGTTGAGGAATTGGGAACTGCCATTGCCAATGAAGAAGTGCTTCCTGACGGAACTTCTGAACGTGGAGGCTATCCAGTTGTCCGCAAACCAATGCGCCAATGGATGCTCAAAATCACGGCTTACGCAGAGCGCTTGCTCAATGACTTAGATGAACTAGATTGGTCAGAGTCTATCAAGGATATGCAACGCAACTGGATTGGTAAATCAACTGGTGCCAATGTAACTTTCAAAGTAAAAGGAACAGACAAGGAATTTACAGTCTTTACTACTCGTCCGGACACACTTTTCGGTGCGACTTTCACTGTTTTGGCTCCTGAACATGAATTAGTAGATGCCATCACAAGCACAGAGCAAGCAGAAGCAGTAGCAGACTACAAACACCAAGCCAGCCTTAAGTCAGACTTGGCTCGTACCGACCTTGCCAAAGAAAAAACTGGTGTATGGACTGGTGCTTATGCCATCAATCCTGTCAATGGTAAGGAAATTCCAATCTGGATTGCGGATTACGTTCTTGCTAGCTATGGTACAGGTGCGGTAATGGCTGTGCCTGCCCACGATCAACGTGACTGGGAATTTGCCAAACAATTTGACCTTCCAATCGTCGAAGTACTTGAAGGTGGAAATGTTGAAGAAGCTGCCTACACAGAAGATGGCCTTCACGTTAATTCAGACTTCCTAGATGGACTCAACAAAGAAGACGCTATTGCCAAGATTGTGGCTTGGTTGGAAGAAAAAGGCTGTGGACAAGAGAAGGTAACCTACCGTCTCCGCGACTGGCTCTTTAGCCGTCAACGTTACTGGGGTGAGCCAATCCCAATCATTCATTGGGAAGATGGAACTTCAACAGCTGTCCCTGAAAGTGAATTGCCACTTGTCTTGCCTGTAACTAAGGATATCCGTCCCTCAGGTACTGGTGAAAGTCCACTAGCTAACTTGACAGACTGGCTTGAAGTGACTCGTGAAGATGGTGTCAAAGGTCGTCGTGAAACAAATACTATGCCACAATGGGCAGGTTCAAGCTGGTACTACCTCCGCTATATTGACCCACACAATACTGAGAAATTGGCTGACGAGGATCTGCTCAAACAATGGTTGCCAGTAGATATCTACGTGGGTGGTGCGGAACATGCTGTACTTCACTTGCTTTACGCTCGTTTCTGGCATAAATTCCTCTATGACCTCGGTGTTGTTCCAACTAAGGAACCATTCCAAAAACTCTTTAACCAAGGAATGATTTTGGGAACAAGCTATCGTGACCACCGTGGGGCTCTTGTGGCGACTGACAAGGTTGAAAAACGTGATGGTTCTTTCTTCCATGTGGAAACAGGGGAAGAGTTGGAGCAAGCGCCAGCCAAGATGTCTAAATCGCTCAAGAACGTTGTCAACCCAGACGATGTGGTGGAACAATACGGTGCTGATACCCTTCGTGTCTATGAAATGTTCATGGGACCACTCGATGCTTCGATTGCTTGGTCAGAAGAAGGTCTGGAAGGAAGTCGTAAGTTCCTTGACCGTGTTTACCGTTTGATTAGAAGTAAGGAAATTGTTGCGGAAAACAATGGCGCTCTTGACAAGGTTTACAACGAAACTGTTAAAGCTGTCACAGAGCAAATTGATTCCCTCAAATTCAACACAGCCATTGCCCAACTTATGGTCTTTGTCAATGCGGCTAACAAGGAAGACAAGCTCTATGTTGACTATGCCAAAGGATTTATCCAATTGATTGCCCCATTTGCACCTCACTTGGCAGAAGAACTCTGGCAAACTGTTGCTGCAACAGGTGAGTCAATCTCTTACGTGACTTGGCCAACATGGGACGAAAGTAAACTGGTTGAAGACGAAATCGAAATCGTTGTCCAAATCAAAGGTAAAGTCCGTGCCAAACTCATGGTCGCTAAAGACCTATCACGTGAAGAATTGCAAGAAATTGCTCTAGCGGATGAAAAAGTCAAAGCAGAAATTGACGGTAAGGAAATCGTGAAAGTGATTAGTGTACCAAATAAATTGGTTAATATTGTTGTAAAATAA
- a CDS encoding glycerol dehydrogenase, translated as MRIFASPSRYIQGENALFENAKSILDLGNYPILLCDQLVYDIVGKRFEDYLHRYGFHIVLALFNGEASDNEINRVVALAEKENCDSIIGLGGGKTIDSAKAIADLIEKPVIIAPTIASTDAPVSALSVIYTDEGAFDHYLFYSKNPDLVLVDTKVISQAPKRLLASGIADGLATWVEARAVMQANGKTMLGQQQTLAGVAIAKKCEETLFADGLQAMAACEAKVVTPALENIVEANTLLSGLGFESGGLAAAHAIHNGFTALTGDIHHLTHGEKVAYGTLVQLLLENRPKEELDKYIEFYKKIGMPTTLKEMHLDQVGYDDLIKVGKQATMEGETIHQMPFKISPSDVAQAIIAVDAYVNSK; from the coding sequence ATGAGAATTTTTGCTAGTCCTTCTAGATATATTCAGGGGGAAAATGCCTTGTTTGAAAATGCCAAATCAATTTTGGATTTGGGAAATTACCCTATTCTATTATGCGATCAGTTGGTTTATGATATTGTTGGAAAACGATTTGAAGATTATCTACATAGGTATGGTTTCCATATTGTTCTGGCGCTATTTAATGGTGAAGCTTCTGACAATGAAATCAATCGAGTTGTTGCCTTGGCTGAGAAAGAAAATTGTGATAGTATTATCGGTCTTGGTGGGGGAAAGACGATTGATAGCGCAAAAGCTATTGCAGATTTGATTGAAAAGCCTGTTATTATTGCTCCAACAATTGCATCGACCGACGCACCTGTATCTGCTTTATCTGTTATTTATACAGATGAAGGTGCATTTGATCATTATCTATTTTATTCTAAAAATCCAGATTTAGTTTTGGTTGATACAAAAGTTATTTCACAAGCCCCTAAGCGTTTATTAGCGTCTGGTATTGCAGATGGTTTAGCAACTTGGGTTGAGGCGCGTGCGGTTATGCAGGCAAATGGAAAAACTATGTTGGGACAACAGCAAACATTGGCTGGAGTTGCAATTGCGAAGAAATGTGAAGAAACGCTGTTTGCAGATGGTTTACAGGCTATGGCAGCTTGTGAAGCTAAAGTGGTGACACCAGCATTAGAAAATATTGTTGAAGCTAATACTTTATTGAGTGGCCTAGGTTTTGAAAGTGGAGGATTAGCTGCGGCGCATGCAATTCATAATGGTTTTACTGCATTGACAGGCGACATTCATCATTTAACACATGGTGAAAAAGTAGCTTATGGAACTTTAGTACAACTATTATTGGAAAATAGACCTAAAGAAGAACTTGATAAGTATATTGAGTTTTACAAAAAAATTGGTATGCCAACAACTCTAAAAGAAATGCATTTGGATCAAGTTGGATATGATGATTTAATAAAAGTTGGTAAACAAGCAACTATGGAGGGTGAGACAATTCATCAGATGCCGTTTAAGATTTCGCCCTCAGATGTTGCTCAAGCTATTATCGCTGTAGATGCCTATGTAAATTCAAAATAA
- a CDS encoding fructose-6-phosphate aldolase, with product MEFMLDTLNLDEIKKWSEILPLAGVTSNPTIAKREGSINFFERIKDVRELIGSTPSIHVQVISQDFEGILKDAHKIRRQAGDDIFIKVPVTPAGLRAIKALKKEGYHITATAIYTVIQGLLAIEAGADYLAPYYNRMENLNIDSNSVIRQLALAIDRQNSPSKILAASFKNVAQVNNALAAGAHAVTAGADVFESAFAMPSIQKAVDDFSDDWFVTQNSRSI from the coding sequence ATGGAATTTATGCTTGACACATTAAATTTAGATGAGATTAAAAAGTGGTCTGAAATTTTGCCGCTAGCTGGGGTAACTTCAAATCCCACTATTGCAAAAAGAGAGGGTTCTATTAATTTTTTTGAACGAATCAAAGATGTAAGAGAATTGATTGGCTCTACACCCTCTATTCATGTTCAGGTGATTTCTCAAGATTTTGAAGGCATCTTAAAGGACGCTCATAAAATTCGAAGACAAGCAGGAGATGATATATTTATCAAAGTACCTGTTACTCCAGCTGGATTACGTGCAATAAAGGCGCTAAAAAAAGAGGGCTACCATATCACTGCAACAGCTATTTATACAGTTATTCAGGGATTATTAGCTATCGAAGCAGGAGCGGATTACCTAGCTCCATATTATAATAGAATGGAAAATCTGAACATTGATTCAAATTCTGTCATTCGTCAATTAGCTCTTGCTATTGATAGACAGAACTCTCCTAGTAAGATTTTAGCTGCATCCTTTAAAAATGTAGCACAAGTAAATAATGCTTTAGCTGCAGGTGCGCATGCTGTTACAGCAGGAGCAGATGTTTTTGAATCAGCTTTCGCCATGCCATCTATCCAAAAGGCGGTTGATGATTTTTCTGACGATTGGTTTGTTACTCAAAATAGTCGTTCCATTTAG
- a CDS encoding glycyl radical protein, whose protein sequence is MVNTEVARTTIKTEYFGSLTERMNKYREDVLNKKPYIDAERAVLATRAYERYKEQPNVLKRAYMLKEILENMSIYIEEESMIAGNQASSNKDAPIFPEYTLEFVLNELDLFEKRDGDVFYITEETKEQLRSIAPFWENNNLRVRAGALLPEEVSVYMETGFFGMEGKMNSGDAHLAVNYQKLLQFGLRGFEERARKAKVALDLTDPASIDKYHFYDSIFIVIDAIKVYAKRFVALAKSLAENANPKRKKELLEIADICSRVPYEPATTFAEAIQSVWFIQCILQIESNGHSLSYGRFDQYMYPYMKADLESGKETEDSIVERLTNLWIKTITINKVRSQSHTFSSAGSPLYQNVTIGGQTRDKKDAVNPLSYLVLKSVAQTHLPQPNLTVRYHAGLDARFMNECIEVMKLGFGMPAFNNDEIIIPSFIAKGVLEDDAYDYSAIGCVETAVPGKWGYRCTGMSYMNFPKVLLITMNDGIDPASGKRFAPSFGHFKDMKNFSELENAWDKTLRYLTRMSVIVENSIDLSLEREVPDILCSALTDDCIGRGKHLKEGGAVYDYISGLQVGIANLSDSLAAIKKLVFEEERISPSQLWHALETDYAGEEGKVIQEMLIHDAPKYGNDDDYADKLVTAAYDIYVDEIAKYPNTRYGRGPIGGIRYSGTSSISANVGQGRGTLATPDGRNAGTPLAEGCSPSHNMDQHGPTSVLKSVSKLPTDEIVGGVLLNQKVNPQTLAKEEDKLKLIALLRTFFNRLHGYHIQYNVVSRETLIDAQKHPEKHRDLIVRVAGYSAFFNVLSKATQDDIIGRTEHTL, encoded by the coding sequence ATGGTAAATACAGAAGTAGCAAGAACAACAATCAAGACAGAATATTTTGGCAGCCTTACTGAAAGGATGAACAAATATCGAGAAGATGTTTTAAATAAAAAACCTTATATTGATGCTGAGAGAGCAGTTCTAGCAACACGCGCCTATGAACGATACAAGGAACAACCTAATGTCCTAAAACGTGCATATATGCTGAAAGAAATTTTGGAAAATATGTCTATCTATATTGAAGAAGAATCTATGATTGCGGGAAATCAAGCTTCTTCCAATAAAGATGCTCCTATTTTTCCGGAATATACGCTAGAATTTGTTCTCAATGAGTTGGATCTTTTTGAAAAGCGTGATGGAGATGTTTTCTATATTACAGAAGAAACAAAAGAACAACTTAGAAGTATTGCTCCGTTTTGGGAAAATAATAATTTACGTGTTAGAGCTGGTGCCTTATTACCTGAAGAAGTGTCAGTTTATATGGAAACAGGATTCTTCGGTATGGAAGGTAAGATGAATTCTGGAGATGCTCACTTAGCAGTTAACTATCAGAAACTTTTGCAATTTGGTTTAAGAGGTTTTGAAGAGCGGGCTCGTAAAGCAAAAGTAGCTCTAGATTTAACAGATCCAGCAAGTATTGATAAATATCATTTTTACGACTCTATATTTATCGTAATCGATGCTATTAAAGTATATGCAAAGCGCTTTGTTGCTCTTGCTAAAAGTTTAGCCGAAAATGCAAATCCTAAACGTAAGAAAGAATTACTTGAGATTGCAGATATTTGCTCTAGAGTCCCATATGAACCGGCAACTACTTTTGCAGAAGCTATTCAATCAGTTTGGTTTATTCAATGTATTTTACAAATTGAATCTAATGGCCACTCTCTTTCATATGGCCGTTTTGATCAATATATGTATCCATATATGAAGGCTGATTTAGAAAGTGGTAAAGAAACAGAAGATAGCATTGTTGAACGTCTGACAAATCTTTGGATTAAGACAATTACAATTAATAAGGTTCGCAGTCAATCACATACATTTTCTTCAGCAGGAAGTCCTTTATATCAAAATGTTACAATTGGTGGACAGACTCGAGATAAGAAGGATGCTGTTAACCCATTATCTTATTTGGTATTAAAATCAGTTGCACAAACCCATCTACCGCAACCTAATCTAACTGTACGTTACCATGCAGGTTTAGATGCTCGTTTCATGAATGAGTGTATTGAAGTGATGAAACTTGGTTTTGGTATGCCTGCATTTAATAATGATGAGATTATTATTCCTTCTTTTATTGCAAAAGGAGTATTGGAAGATGATGCTTATGATTACAGTGCCATTGGATGTGTTGAAACGGCAGTTCCGGGGAAATGGGGCTATCGTTGCACAGGTATGAGTTATATGAACTTCCCTAAGGTTCTACTTATCACGATGAATGATGGAATTGATCCGGCTTCGGGTAAACGGTTTGCACCAAGCTTTGGTCATTTTAAGGATATGAAGAACTTTTCTGAATTAGAAAATGCTTGGGATAAAACACTAAGATATTTGACACGAATGAGTGTTATTGTTGAAAATTCTATTGATTTATCATTGGAACGAGAAGTTCCTGATATTCTATGTTCAGCATTGACTGATGATTGTATTGGTCGTGGAAAACACCTTAAAGAAGGTGGAGCAGTATATGATTATATATCAGGATTGCAAGTTGGAATTGCAAATTTGTCGGATTCATTAGCTGCAATTAAAAAATTGGTGTTTGAGGAAGAACGTATAAGCCCAAGTCAGCTTTGGCATGCACTGGAAACAGATTATGCCGGAGAAGAAGGTAAGGTCATTCAAGAAATGTTGATTCATGATGCACCTAAGTATGGTAATGATGATGATTATGCTGACAAATTGGTTACTGCTGCTTATGACATTTATGTTGATGAAATTGCTAAATATCCTAATACACGTTATGGAAGAGGGCCTATTGGAGGAATTCGTTATTCAGGAACATCTTCTATATCAGCCAACGTAGGGCAGGGACGTGGAACATTAGCAACTCCAGATGGACGCAACGCGGGTACACCGTTAGCAGAGGGTTGTTCACCATCACATAATATGGATCAACACGGCCCTACATCTGTTTTAAAATCTGTTTCAAAATTACCAACAGATGAAATCGTAGGTGGGGTTCTCTTAAATCAGAAAGTAAATCCTCAAACGTTAGCCAAAGAAGAAGATAAATTAAAACTAATTGCTTTGTTACGAACATTCTTTAATCGTTTACATGGGTACCATATTCAATACAATGTTGTTTCCAGAGAGACGTTGATTGACGCTCAGAAACATCCTGAAAAACACAGAGACTTAATTGTTCGTGTTGCAGGATACTCTGCATTCTTCAATGTTCTTTCTAAGGCAACCCAAGATGACATTATAGGACGTACTGAGCATACTTTGTAA
- a CDS encoding PTS sugar transporter subunit IIC: MSKMDVQKIIAPMMKFVNMRGIIALKDGMLAILPLTVVGSLFLIMGQLPFEGLNKSIASVFGANWTEPFMQVYSGTFAIMGLISCFSIAYSYAKNSGVEALPAGVLSVSAFFILLRSSYIPKQGEAIGDAISKVWFGGQGIIGAIIIGLVVGSIYTFFIKRKIVIKMPEQVPQAIAKQFEAMIPAFVIFLSSMIVYILAKSLTNGGTFIEMIYSAIQVPLQGLTGSLYGAIGIAFFISFLWWFGVHGQSVVNGVVTALLLSNLDANKAMLASANLSLENGAHIVTQQFLDSFLILSGSGITFGLVVAMLFAAKSKQYQTLGKVAAFPAIFNVNEPVVFGFPIVMNPVMFVPFILVPVLAAVIVYGAIATGFMQPFSGVTLPWSTPAILSGFLVGGWQGVVTQLLVLVISTVVYFPFFKIQDRLAYQNEIKQS, from the coding sequence ATGTCAAAGATGGATGTTCAGAAAATCATTGCACCGATGATGAAGTTTGTGAATATGCGTGGCATTATAGCTCTAAAAGATGGGATGTTAGCAATTTTGCCATTGACAGTAGTTGGTAGTTTGTTCTTGATTATGGGACAATTGCCGTTCGAAGGATTAAATAAGAGCATTGCTAGTGTTTTTGGAGCTAATTGGACAGAGCCGTTTATGCAAGTATATTCAGGAACTTTTGCTATTATGGGTCTAATTTCTTGTTTTTCAATTGCCTATTCTTATGCTAAGAATAGCGGAGTAGAGGCTTTACCAGCTGGAGTTCTATCTGTATCTGCATTCTTTATTTTGCTAAGATCATCTTATATCCCTAAACAAGGTGAGGCGATTGGGGACGCTATTAGTAAAGTTTGGTTTGGAGGCCAAGGAATTATCGGTGCTATCATTATAGGTTTGGTAGTAGGAAGTATTTATACCTTCTTTATAAAGAGAAAAATTGTTATTAAGATGCCAGAACAAGTTCCACAAGCTATTGCCAAACAGTTTGAAGCAATGATTCCAGCATTTGTAATTTTCTTATCTTCTATGATTGTATATATTTTAGCGAAGTCATTGACTAATGGCGGAACATTCATAGAAATGATTTATTCTGCTATTCAAGTTCCGTTGCAAGGTTTAACTGGATCTTTGTATGGTGCTATTGGAATTGCATTCTTTATATCATTTTTGTGGTGGTTTGGTGTTCATGGGCAATCGGTAGTAAATGGAGTAGTGACAGCTCTGCTTTTATCTAATCTTGACGCTAATAAAGCTATGTTAGCCTCTGCTAATCTATCATTAGAAAATGGTGCACATATTGTTACTCAACAATTTTTAGATTCATTTTTAATTCTATCAGGTTCAGGGATTACGTTTGGTCTTGTAGTTGCCATGCTTTTTGCAGCAAAATCAAAACAATACCAAACCTTAGGAAAAGTTGCAGCTTTTCCAGCAATATTTAACGTAAATGAGCCAGTTGTATTTGGATTTCCGATTGTCATGAATCCAGTTATGTTTGTACCTTTCATTCTTGTTCCTGTACTTGCAGCTGTGATAGTATATGGAGCTATTGCAACAGGTTTCATGCAGCCATTCTCAGGGGTAACATTGCCTTGGAGTACACCAGCTATTCTATCAGGATTTTTGGTGGGTGGATGGCAAGGTGTTGTGACTCAGTTATTAGTATTGGTGATATCTACAGTGGTTTACTTTCCATTCTTTAAGATACAAGATCGTTTAGCTTACCAAAATGAAATCAAACAATCTTAG